From Pleurocapsa sp. PCC 7319:
AATGCCCCTGCCTAAAACTGATTTAAAAAGCGTAGATCGCTATTGTATAAACGGCGAATATCATCAATTTGGTGTAATACCATAGCAAATCTTTCTACCCCAAAACCAGCTGCAAAACCCGTATAGATCTCAGGATCGTAACCAACGGCTTTCAGAACATTGGGATCGACCATGCCACAACCCATGACCTCTAACCATTTACCTTTCCATTGAACATCTACTTCGGCAGAAGGCTCGGTGAAGGGAAAGTAACTAGTGCGAAATTGGACGGGAAGTTCATCGCCAAACATCCGCTGTAAGAATTCTTTGATTGTGCCTTTGAGGTCAGTAAATTTTATGCCTTTATCAACAGCTAATATTTCTATTTGATGAAACACTGCTGAGTGTGTAGCATCTACGGTATCCCGACGGTAATTTCGACCAGGAGCAATAATTCTAATCGGTGGTTCATGGCTTTCCATATAGCGAATTTGTACTGGGGAAGTGTGAGTACGTAGTAATTTTCCCCCT
This genomic window contains:
- the pheS gene encoding phenylalanine--tRNA ligase subunit alpha: MSTSSIQEQLKELNTAAVSAIAATDNLDELEQLRVKYLGKKGQLSQILRGMGKLTPEERPAVGSQANVVKEEVQTSLEQRKQALQTAQIEAQIKAETLDVTMPGVYRPLGRVHPLNGVIDRALNIFVGLGYTVATGPQIETDYYNFEALNTPPDHPARDMQDTFYLPGGKLLRTHTSPVQIRYMESHEPPIRIIAPGRNYRRDTVDATHSAVFHQIEILAVDKGIKFTDLKGTIKEFLQRMFGDELPVQFRTSYFPFTEPSAEVDVQWKGKWLEVMGCGMVDPNVLKAVGYDPEIYTGFAAGFGVERFAMVLHQIDDIRRLYNSDLRFLNQF